The Coturnix japonica isolate 7356 chromosome 6, Coturnix japonica 2.1, whole genome shotgun sequence genomic sequence GAAGATCCAACCTTGACCGTGTGTTTTGAAacataaatctgcattttacAAATATAGTTCTGCCCCTAGAAGATGTTCACAGATCACTctggtttgttgtttcttaattcccttcctgcttttcttttgctttttatcgCCCTCTACTGTATAAAGTCAGTATAGgccttcatttgttttttcttccatctgcatTGACTGAGCAACAGGGTGattattctgaaataatattGTTAGTTTATTTACCTTAATTTAAACAGTCCTGTTCAGAAGGTGGTTGTGAGTGTCTGCTCAGAGTTGCTTTTTGGGTGTTCGTTGGAAATTTGAGtataaaggaaggaaatatcCCTACAGTGTTTTAATTGAAGATActgggagaggggagaaggaaaagtggTCTCAAACTACCAATACAgagtattatttttgttttagaaactgCAGGCTTTTAATTAGTTGAAGTCATCTAATGCTGCGTATCAGACAGTGAACAGGCTGGTAAAACATACctaatctgtgattctgtaatctgTTTGTTCCAGAACTAATGGGCATTGCTTTGCTATCATTGAGGAAGATGAACATGGGGAACCAACACTTGCTTCTGGCTGCATGAAGTATGAAGGTTCAGACTTCCAGTGCAAGGTAAAAAGGAGACACTGTTAAAATTGGGAATATCCGTGGAGTTTATTTAGGGAAATTGCATAATTAATACAGATCTCTGTAATTTGGCTGCAGTCATGAAGTTTTGCATGTTACTTCACTGAGGAGAATGAGATTCTTTATGGTTTTTGAGCAAAGTTTGGAGTAAAATCCAGGCTTTTTAGTGCTCTGTGCAGGTAGTTCCAATTCAGTGACAAAATGAACGGAGGGCAACAACCTTTTACTTTTGTCAGCTGTTTCTTTAGTTGAAGAAGCAACTTCACAGTAAAACTGATTGATCCAGGGAGTTTGTTATAGTTTGGGATTTCTTGATTGTCTGAATCTGTAACTTCTTGTTCTCTTCAGTTCATTTGACAGGAGAGTACTAAAATTGAAATGACCTAAACTTATGTTTCTGCTGAGTCATATCAGTAGGATTTCCAGTTTTGTCTTTGCTGGTCACTtcagaatctttttttccaattttcctTCAACAGGATTCACCAAAAGCACAATTACGTCGGACAATTGAGTGCTGTCGGACTGACTTCTGCAATCAGGATTTACAGCCAACATTACCACCGCTTGATAGTACAGGTAAACAGCTCCTAAGTGTTCACATTGCTGCTGATGTTGTGTGTGTTCTCTACTTCTTGATCAACAggtgaaaacaagcagaaaatataaTGACAATACTGCAatggtgtgttttttctttaattcattttgatttGAAGCTCTTTATTGCTCTTCATACTTGATTTCTAGTTTTCTGCTATTTTGAAGTTTGTTTCTCCATAGTTACGATATTTTTACTCTTAGCCTGTTCATTTATCTATCTTCATCTGCATGTGGTCTTCTGGTCTCTTTATTTACATTAAGATTCCACCGAatttctcttctctagactaaacaagcccaactccatCAGACTTtattcataggagaggtgctccagtcctttcAGCATCTTTGTAGCCTGTTGCTGGACTCTCTCTGTTATGTCCATGATTTCACTCTTGTGGACTTGGAGCTCAAAACTGTACTCAGAATGTGACTGGTGCTGAACAGAGGACAAGGGTTGCTTCCCTTGGTTTATTGGCAATGCTCTGCCTAAAGCAGATGAGGGTACAGGTAGCCTTCTTTGTGGCAAGGGCACATTGCAGGCTCATGAATACAAttgtttttttcacatttgcagTAATCTATCATTCAAACTGTTTTCCTGTCTCTCAGAGTCACAGAATGTCaggaattggaagggaccttgaaagatcatctaatccCATCCCCCTGCTGTAGCAGGATCTCCTAGGTTAGGTCACACAGGAGCatgtccaggtgggttttgaatgtctccagagaaggagaccccacaacctctctgtgcagtctgttccagtgttctgtcactcTTACTgtgaaggtgtttttttttttccatatttatgtgtaacctcctgtgttccagcttgCACCCATTgcccctcatcctgtcactggGGCCTTTTTGCATAAACAAAAAGACCCTAGTGGAGGCCTTTTTGTTTATGTAACCTGATGATGATTAATGACAGTAATCTAGTATTTCCTCATAGCTTTTTTGACCTGTTTTTTACACCTAAAATATGTCAGTGTTATTGTGGATACATGTGCAATTCTAAAGTATTCAGTAGGTGAGAAGATTAAATTCTGAATAAGCTAATAAACTACTTTggaaatggtttttgttttttttaatagatggGCTTTTTGATGGCAGCATTCGTTGGATGGCAGTCTTAATTTCTATGGCAGTCTGCATAATTGTCATGGTCATCTTATTTAGCTGCTTTTGTTACAAGTAAGTAAAGCACTTCATTTATTGGTAACATTTTTCATGTCTCAAATGAGTGTAAATAGAGTAGTTTGCATTgttatgtaaaaatgaaatgttcagAACATAGAGCTGAGATTATTTTGATCCTTCATTCTAGGTGCCAAGTGATTGTTTACAGTTTTCTGAGCTATGTGTAGCTTTCTTATAGCACTCAGTTAAGAGGATTATGtcaattatatatttaaatcttcGATCATTTTGTTGATTAAATTTGTTCTGAGACCTACCTTTGCATAACGTTTCTGAAGCAAGCCTTAAATAACAAGGATATGTTgctgattttttcctctttttaaataattagcTGCCTGAGCTATGATAGTTCACACAAGTGCAGTTCAATGCTGCGTTCTGTCTGCTCCAGCTCTTAGATGGAAATCAGCATCATTCTAGCAGCAATGCATGTGTCAGCCCCATCTGCCATGGTTCAAAGTTCTACTTTTACTATTTGCAGGCACTATTGTAAGTCAATGGCAAAGAGACACTGTTATAATCGTGACCTGGAACAAGATGAAGCATTTATTCCAGCTGGGGAGTCATTAAAGGACCTCATTGACCAGTCACAGAGTTCAGGCAGCGGCTCAGGACTACCATTGCTGGTAAGCTATAAACCCAACATTTCCAACACTGAACTTGCGTCTGTATACTGTGAAGTAAGCATACTCCCCCTCcacccttctttttctttcattttcttcaggttCAGCGCACGATTGCCAAACAAATTCAGATGGTGAGGCAAGTTGGAAAGGGAAGATATGGTGAAGTGTGGATGGGGAAATGGAGGGGTGAAAAAGTCGCAGTCAAAGTGTTTTTCACCACAGAAGAAGCCAGTTGGTTCCGAGAAACAGAGATTTACCAAACTGTTTTAATGCGTCATGAAAACATCCTTGGTAAGGAAACAGCATGGTGTTTGTTTGAGCTTAGGTTAGGGTGAAGGATGAGGAGCTCTTACTGAAGAGTAAGAGTACTTATGGGTTGAGGAGTATATGTTCTTATGTGAAATTATCTGATGGGTGCCTCTTAATGGATACTAATAGAATATtataaaaaaagtatttctttataCTTCGGGTTGGAAATGTCTGCTATCTCTGCGCTCTAAATCTAGAACGGGAACCTCATACAGGAGAAATCTGAGCTCTTGTGTTACCAGTGTTCAAAGGGGGAAAAGATAAATTGTGATACAGTCTAAGATGAGAAAGCTGAAGGAATTGTTAGTtattgctatatatatatatataacatatatacatatatgttaGTTATTGCTATATATGTAGTTATATAAAGAACTTACATagataataataaattaattaataataataaataactcgtaactttgttttatgtttttggtAGGTTTTATAGCTGCAGATATTAAAGGCACTGGATCCTGGACACAGCTTTACTTGATTACAGATTATCATGAAAATGGATCTCTATATGATTTTCTGAAGTGCACTACTCTAGATAACAGGGCGCTCCTCAAACTGGCATACTCTGCTGCATGTGGTCTGTGCCATCTACACACGGAAATCTATGGGACGCAAGGCAAGCCTGCTATTGCACACAGGGAcctgaaaagtaaaaacattttgataaaGAAGAATGGGACGTGCTGTATTGCTGACTTGGGTCTCGCAGTGAAGTTTAACAGGTAGATAAGCAAATCTtctgtaacaggaaaaaaataattgtgttctTTCAGTGTGCCAGATAACCAGTTTAAAAAGAGACACTGAGTCATTTGGTTGTATCTTTTcagggtgttttcttttttgttgggttgttttgagatgaaaatgcaattaatcCTTGGGATACTGTTAAGCATCAAGGTGAAAACAGGTTAAGAAGTGAACAAGGAATAATTTtttggaggaaaggaagaaaattaattcattaGTCAAAACTGACCTTTCATGCTCACTGCCATTATCTAGTTTAGTTCTAAATTACCTCACAGAACATATGAACATTGTGATAGGATTTGAAACTAAGTGTTGAAAAGAATACTGTAGGAGTAatattgaaaatacttttcagtgGCACAAGCTGAGTGAAGCTGAAGACAAGTACTACACTGGAACATGCAAGAAAGCACATAAGCCTTTACAAGTAGTTTTCATTTGAGTTGTTGCCGCGTATATGCATCTTTATAGGGGggtttaattttgtttccaatGCAGTAAATGACTAACTTCCATGCAGGATCGTTTTGCCATGTTAGGTTTTTCAGTGGCACAGTATGTTCTAAGTGTAATATTGAAAAGGAAAtacctgaaagaaaatcatttgtaAGTGGGAGCTTTGCAGCGTTGTGCTCATATCCCTACACATGCAGTTTCATACGATGTCTTGTAACAGCCAACAGTTACTAACTTGTTAACGTTTTCCTACAGTGACACAAATGAAGTTGATGTTCCCTTGAATACCAGAGTGGGAACAAAACGTTACATGGCTCCAGAGGTCCTAGATGAAAGCCTGAATAAAAACCATTTTCAACCATACATCATGGCTGACATATACAGTTTTGGGCTGATAATTTGGGAAATGGCTCGACGCTGTGTCACAGGAGGTAAACTTCTGTATATTCTGTATAAGATCTACCAGGACCTTTTCGTCTCTTTTAACGTTGCatattttacttgaaaacaataaaaggaaataatcaaGCAGTCCTGTTATGAacaggttttccttcttttagaGCAGTAGTGATTATCTGTCCAGCATATGGGCTGAAAACCACTGATGCTTAATCTTTTACACGGTTATAATTAAGAAgcttagggttttttttgtctacttgctgaaaaagcaaagtgcCAGGTcttggggaggtggtggaataCAGATGTACTgttaatgtcatttttaaatgtaattgaTGAGGTATTCTGGTACAAtttattgcatttgttttcttactcaGTGTTTTAGACATTCTTGTgactcctccttcctttccttctcagtgTTCTGTTGTGATATTACAgctccttttctgttcttccaacttttgctttttctctctttctttgtagCAAAGattagagagagagagatggattttttttttgttgctgttgttttttcttaaatgatgtTTGTTCTTTCACAACTATCTCCAGGTATTGTTGAAGAGTATCAGTTGCCATACTATGACATGGTGCCAAATGATCCATCTTATGAGGACATGAGGGAAGTGGTGTGTGTCAAACGTCTGCGCCCAGTAGTATCTAACAGATGGAATAGTGATGAAGTGAGTATGCTGAAAGCAAGCATTAACTCAATTTGTTCATGAGCAAAGAAGGGTATTTTAATGTTGGAATGTGAAGACATTGTGGACAGAGACTACTGTCAGATATCATGGTATTTTAAACTGCACAGCAACAGTAGGACAAAGATCTGTTTGAAATAGACTCAAAATTCCCAATTTTGATGTTAACTGTTTGGCAATGTGggaataaaacacattaaaataacacCCAAACGTATGAGTACAGCTTCAAACGATATATTTAGATAATGGAGTTTTGGGGGGAGTTTTAACTGAAGCTGaaacaaattctgtttgtgtgggtttttttcttgttttactagTTTTAATGTGTATTGCCTATGAAATTGTGATATTAAGTATTTTACAGAATAGAAAGCAATTTGGTTGCCCTTATTTTGAGCAGTATATTCAGAGTTCaacattaacattttgttttactctgGAAGGTTATTAATAGGATCTTTTCTTATGAAGGGATTGTTGTGATAGGtgcatttactttttatttctcattttaaaagatgttgTTTTTATGCCATGATGTAACTGGAATAGTAAACaagaatgtgtttttaaagggTTACAGCTTGAATGCAGTAAATAAGGCTTCACTGTTTCATATACAAGGCCACACATGCCatacccttttttttcccaaatcttAGAGTTCTTTTAGGAATTCccacttttctcctttgtgttttttgatGGCAGGAGAAACTTCTGTCACTTAACTCGTTTTCTGTGAGAAAGTTATCTACAGTTTCTATGTTGTAtggatgaatttatttttttttctgcttattacTGTAATTTATGTACTGACATCTTTGAGTTATAGCAATAAATTGTGGCAAAGCAtctgtgaaacaaaagaaatgcttcagttaGTTTCAACAATTCTAGTGCTAGGCAGTGGAGGTTAGGAGAAAGAGCTCCATTAACAGTTATGCTGAAAAAATGTGTAAGTTACTGGTTTGGGCTCAAGAGTTTCCTTCTTTAAGCATGACATAATAGAATTATGCGCCACTTGGCTCTATCTGTCGTTACAATGctgttcctttgttttcttatttaaca encodes the following:
- the BMPR1A gene encoding bone morphogenetic protein receptor type-1A, encoding MTRLRVCERLLGAYLLLILHVQGQNLDSMLHGTGMKTNPDQKKQANGVTLAPEDTLPFLKCYCSGHCPDDAINNTCITNGHCFAIIEEDEHGEPTLASGCMKYEGSDFQCKDSPKAQLRRTIECCRTDFCNQDLQPTLPPLDSTDGLFDGSIRWMAVLISMAVCIIVMVILFSCFCYKHYCKSMAKRHCYNRDLEQDEAFIPAGESLKDLIDQSQSSGSGSGLPLLVQRTIAKQIQMVRQVGKGRYGEVWMGKWRGEKVAVKVFFTTEEASWFRETEIYQTVLMRHENILGFIAADIKGTGSWTQLYLITDYHENGSLYDFLKCTTLDNRALLKLAYSAACGLCHLHTEIYGTQGKPAIAHRDLKSKNILIKKNGTCCIADLGLAVKFNSDTNEVDVPLNTRVGTKRYMAPEVLDESLNKNHFQPYIMADIYSFGLIIWEMARRCVTGGIVEEYQLPYYDMVPNDPSYEDMREVVCVKRLRPVVSNRWNSDECLRAILKLMSECWAHNPASRLTALRIKKTLAKMVESQDVKI